In the genome of Sporocytophaga myxococcoides, the window CCTGCTGCTGAAGGTATACAAGTTTATTTTACTTGCTTTCGTTTGTTTAAACTATGGATCTGAACAAACATTGCAGAAACAAATACGACACATTCATTATCTTTCTCTATTCAACAGGAAAAGAATACCTGTTATCAGAGAGCTTTAGAAACCAGGTTCCTTATTCTACTGCATCATCATGGAGAAACATTATAATGAGTAGTTATATCGGCCATGAATACAGATCTATACAGAATGAATCACTGCAATTGTATGAGATACTTGAAGAACACAAAAATCTAAAACGAACTGTTATGATACTTTTCAAGGTCTGGCTTGCACTTGCTGCTTTCATAAAGCCTTTACTGAAGAAAACAGACAATGAAATTTTTATTAACCAGCTACAGAAACTCTTTACCATATTACCTAAAAAAACGGTTTTAAAACTTACGGGAATTAGTATCAATTCTTTTTACTACAGGATTCACAAGTTAAAAACTCAATGTAGCCTTTCTCCTGTTTCTCTTTGTCTGAAAAGACATCCTCTTCAGCTTGCTGTTAAAGAAGTGAATATTATGAAAGTTCTCTTCTCTGATATCCGATTTGCCTGCTGGCCTGTCTCTTCTATCGCCCACTATGCCAGAAGAAACGGATTATTATTTGCTTCACTGAGCACATGGTATAAATACAGTGCTCTCCTGGGTTTTAAAAGACGCTTTCCTAAACCTGAAGAAAAAACTAAAGGCATAGTCAGTACCAGACCCAATCAGTTCCTGCATGTTGATACAACTTTTTATACTTTGCCTAATGGAATTAAAACAGCCATTACTTTTGTCTCTGATAATTTTTCAAGAAAGATACTTGGATGGAGCGTTTCTGAAAAGCATGGTGCCGACAATGTAAAAGCCGCATTATATATGGCTATTCAGACAATACAAAAATTTCATCCCGAACATATATGTGCAACTCTGGTAGCTGATGGTGGAAGTGAGAACCATGCTGTATGTATTGAAGAGCTTATAACTTCTACTCCCCATCCTGAAATAACAAAAGTTATTGCTTTAAAAGATATAGCTTTTTCCAACTCACCTATTGAAGCTGTCAATAAAATCATGAAGCGTTACATCAGGCATGACCTGCCACAATCTTTCAAGGAACTTTTGAACTGCATTATAAGATCTATTGAAGACTATAATATTTTCAGACCTCATTATGCACTCAATGGACTTACTCCTATAGAAGCTTACACCCAAAAACTTCCCAATATGGACTTTTCTGAACAAATCAGACAAGCCAAAGCCATGAGACTCGAACAAAACAGAAAAAGTACCTGTCCGAAGTGTTAAACTACTTCTTTCAGATACTTTTTTTATTTTACTTTTTTAAAATCTCTTTCTTAAAAACAACTTCTTCAG includes:
- a CDS encoding DDE-type integrase/transposase/recombinase, which codes for MDLNKHCRNKYDTFIIFLYSTGKEYLLSESFRNQVPYSTASSWRNIIMSSYIGHEYRSIQNESLQLYEILEEHKNLKRTVMILFKVWLALAAFIKPLLKKTDNEIFINQLQKLFTILPKKTVLKLTGISINSFYYRIHKLKTQCSLSPVSLCLKRHPLQLAVKEVNIMKVLFSDIRFACWPVSSIAHYARRNGLLFASLSTWYKYSALLGFKRRFPKPEEKTKGIVSTRPNQFLHVDTTFYTLPNGIKTAITFVSDNFSRKILGWSVSEKHGADNVKAALYMAIQTIQKFHPEHICATLVADGGSENHAVCIEELITSTPHPEITKVIALKDIAFSNSPIEAVNKIMKRYIRHDLPQSFKELLNCIIRSIEDYNIFRPHYALNGLTPIEAYTQKLPNMDFSEQIRQAKAMRLEQNRKSTCPKC